Proteins from a genomic interval of Colletes latitarsis isolate SP2378_abdomen chromosome 12, iyColLati1, whole genome shotgun sequence:
- the Toll-7 gene encoding toll-like receptor 7 yields the protein MTARYVFVTLVNAAFLCLASTILSESAGASCKWLSEGGNDTRSADCTLRVLDPVAIASLVPSLDGAVKLRIRCSDVHHFESSLNAQSWQRLTSLHELHVHGCKVLRVPEGAFQPLLELKKLTVQTFNGAWGASRVIEFAPDSLLGLRDLHTLEVVESNLQALPVGLLCGLDNLQTLNLSGNRLNDTNDIGLYRRDVASDGHGDPCRADIRVLDLSRNEIERLPDNSPVVGLRQLQELHLQRNAIVEISSEALAGLTVLRTFNASYNSLDALPEGLFASTRDLREIHLAYNGLRDLPKGIFTQLEQLLVLNLAGNRLGSDRVDETTFLGLIRLIVLDLSFNALTRIDARTFKDLFFLQILDLRNNTIDRIESNAFLPLYNLHTLELSDNKLHTVGAQLFNGLFVLNRLTLSCNVIASIDPLAFRNCSDLKELDLSGNELTSVPDALRDLAFLKTLDLGENRINDFHNGSFRNLHQLTGLRLIGNDIGNLSRGMLWDLPNLQILNLARNKVQHVERHAFERNERLEAIRLDGNFLSDINGVFTSIASLLLLNLSENHIEWFDYAFIPGNLKWLDIHGNFIESLGNYYEIRDSKVKTLDASHNRITELSPLSVPDSVELLFINNNYISVVRPKTFADKVNLTRVDMYANMIETMELTSLLLTKVPEDKPLPEFYIGGNPFNCNCSMDWLPAINNQTSTREYPRIMDLDNVMCRTSGPRGVAIVSASTARSEQFLCRYEAHCFALCHCCDFDACDCEMTCPAGCKCYNDRTWKTNAVDCSGLEVEEIPRRIPMDATEVYLDGNVLRELQNHVFIGRKNMVVLYVNASGIESIQNRTFNGLNNLQILHLEDNRIRELKGFEFERLSHLRELYLQNNVIGFIGNLTFLPLRSLEILRLSGNRLVTFPVWQVTLNARLVELSLGGNPWSCRCKFLQELSSWVSDNAHKVVDASDVWCYYGGETRPAYRRRLNVNETVCSDYFSQGGVIESIMVSDYLPLVAATLSAVLVLLVIIVLAFIFREPVGAWAYSKYGLRFLRAKPGKSSVTATMPSAAAMPACCDGDRDRDRDRLYDCYVCYSPNDEDFVLHSLAVELEHGSAAVRLCLHHRDLSCVLRASALAPIVLEAIDASRRVLIVLTRNFLQTEWSRFEFRAALHEALRRRAAQLVVVQAGHACPELERDPELRPYLRTAAAILTWGEKRFWERLRHAIPPANMADISMERKSSPLVYKRNINTYTLDGVASEKTSMSTLRAQDRQRSFFKDPSPTTALMLQHAPPAYSCGTVSMPQQPPPPSSPQPRLTVNHAYRDAVTVPGGNLIATNTTVSSGSSEDHRRPLSEHIYSSIDSDYSTLERTAWRQQQPPPPPPPPSSGQAYLV from the coding sequence ATGACAGCGAGATACGTCTTCGTCACGCTGGTGAACGCAGCTTTCCTCTGCCTCGCGTCGACCatactctcggagtcggccggagCCTCTTGCAAGTGGCTGTCCGAGGGTGGCAACGATACGCGCTCCGCGGACTGCACCCTCAGGGTGCTGGACCCTGTCGCGATCGCGAGCCTCGTGCCATCGCTCGACGGGGCGGTGAAGCTACGGATACGGTGCAGCGACGTCCACCACTTCGAGAGCAGCCTGAACGCGCAGAGCTGGCAACGGCTGACCAGTCTGCACGAGCTCCACGTGCACGGCTGCAAGGTGCTGCGTGTGCCGGAGGGCGCGTTCCAACCGCTCCTCGAGCTCAAGAAACTGACCGTGCAGACGTTCAACGGCGCATGGGGCGCCAGCCGCGTCATCGAGTTCGCCCCGGACTCGCTGCTCGGTCTGCGGGACCTGCACACCCTGGAGGTCGTCGAGAGCAACTTGCAGGCGCTGCCGGTCGGCCTGCTGTGCGGTCTGGACAACCTGCAGACGCTGAACCTGAGCGGGAACCGCTTGAACGACACCAACGACATCGGGCTGTATCGACGGGACGTCGCCAGCGACGGTCACGGTGACCCCTGTCGCGCGGACATTCGAGTCCTGGACCTGTCGCGTAACGAGATCGAACGACTGCCGGACAACAGCCCCGTAGTCGGTCTGCGGCAGCTCCAAGAGCTGCACCTGCAGCGCAACGCGATCGTGGAGATCAGTAGCGAGGCGCTCGCCGGCCTGACCGTGTTGCGCACCTTCAACGCGAGCTACAACTCGCTGGACGCGCTGCCCGAGGGGCTGTTCGCCAGCACGAGGGACCTCCGCGAGATCCACCTGGCGTACAACGGCCTGCGCGACCTGCCCAAGGGCATATTCACTCAACTGGAGCAGCTGCTGGTCCTGAATCTCGCTGGCAACCGACTGGGCAGCGACCGCGTGGACGAGACCACGTTCCTCGGCCTGATTCGCCTGATCGTCCTCGATCTGTCCTTCAACGCGCTCACGCGCATCGACGCGCGGACCTTCAAGGACCTCTTCTTCCTGCAGATCCTCGATCTGAGGAACAACACGATAGACCGGATCGAGAGCAACGCCTTCCTGCCGCTGTACAACCTGCACACCCTCGAGCTGTCCGACAACAAGCTCCACACCGTGGGAGCGCAGCTTTTCAACGGTCTGTTCGTGCTGAACCGGCTCACGCTGTCCTGCAACGTTATCGCGAGCATCGACCCGCTGGCGTTCCGCAACTGCTCCGATCTGAAGGAGCTGGACCTCAGCGGCAACGAGCTCACCTCTGTGCCCGACGCGCTGCGCGACTTAGCCTTCTTGAAGACCCTCGATCTCGGCGAGAACCGGATCAACGACTTCCACAACGGCTCGTTCCGCAATCTCCATCAGCTGACGGGGCTGAGACTGATCGGGAACGACATCGGGAACCTGTCGCGCGGCATGCTCTGGGACCTACCGAACCTGCAGATCCTCAATCTCGCCAGGAACAAGGTGCAGCACGTCGAGAGGCACGCGTTCGAGAGGAACGAACGCCTCGAGGCGATACGGCTCGACGGCAACTTTCTGTCGGACATAAACGGCGTGTTCACCAGTATCGCCAGCCTGCTTCTGCTGAACCTCTCGGAGAACCACATCGAGTGGTTCGATTACGCTTTCATACCGGGGAACTTGAAGTGGCTGGACATACACGGCAACTTCATCGAGAGTCTGGggaactactacgagatccgcgaCTCGAAGGTGAAAACGTTGGACGCCAGTCACAACCGCATCACGGAGCTGTCGCCGCTGTCTGTGCCCGACAGCGTCGAGTTGCTGTTCATAAACAACAACTACATCAGCGTCGTTCGGCCCAAGACCTTCGCGGACAAGGTGAACTTGACCAGAGTGGACATGTACGCGAACATGATCGAGACGATGGAGCTGACGTCGTTGCTGCTCACCAAGGTCCCCGAGGACAAGCCACTGCCAGAGTTCTACATCGGTGGTAACCCGTTTAACTGCAACTGCTCGATGGACTGGCTGCCGGCGATCAACAATCAAACGTCGACGAGAGAATACCCGCGCATCATGGACTTGGACAACGTGATGTGCCGTACTTCCGGGCCACGTGGCGTCGCCATAGTGTCCGCCTCTACGGCGCGGTCGGAGCAGTTCCTCTGCCGCTACGAGGCCCACTGTTTCGCCCTCTGTCATTGCTGTGATTTCGACGCGTGTGACTGTGAGATGACCTGCCCCGCCGGCTGCAAGTGCTACAACGACCGGACGTGGAAGACGAACGCGGTGGACTGCTCGGGCCTAGAGGTCGAGGAGATACCCCGTCGCATACCGATGGACGCGACGGAGGTTTACCTGGACGGTAACGTGTTACGCGAGTTGCAGAACCACGTGTTCATCGGCCGCAAGAACATGGTGGTTCTGTACGTGAACGCCAGCGGCATCGAGTCGATACAGAACCGCACGTTCAACGGTTTGAACAACCTCCAGATCCTTCATCTCGAGGACAATCGGATACGCGAGCTCAAGGGGTTCGAGTTCGAGCGTTTGTCCCACTTGCGCGAGCTCTACCTGCAGAATAACGTGATCGGTTTCATCGGTAATCTGACATTTCTGCCGCTACGGTCGCTGGAGATCCTCAGACTGAGCGGCAACCGGTTGGTGACCTTCCCGGTCTGGCAGGTCACGCTGAACGCGCGACTGGTCGAGCTGTCCCTGGGCGGCAACCCCTGGTCCTGTCGGTGCAAGTTCTTGCAGGAGCTGTCCTCCTGGGTGTCCGACAACGCGCACAAAGTAGTAGACGCGAGCGACGTGTGGTGCTACTACGGCGGCGAGACGCGGCCCGCGTACCGACGGCGGCTGAACGTCAACGAGACGGTCTGTTCCGATTACTTCTCGCAGGGCGGCGTGATCGAGAGCATCATGGTGTCGGACTACCTGCCACTGGTCGCCGCGACGTTGTCCGCGGTGCTCGTGCTCCTGGTTATAATCGTTCTCGCGTTCATATTCCGCGAGCCTGTCGGCGCGTGGGCGTACTCGAAGTACGGACTACGGTTCTTGCGCGCGAAACCGGGCAAATCGTCGGTGACGGCGACGATGCCGTCGGCCGCGGCGATGCCCGCGTGCTGCGACGGCGACCGCGACCGCGACCGCGACCGCCTCTACGACTGCTACGTCTGCTACAGCCCGAACGACGAGGACTTCGTGCTCCACTCGCTGGCCGTGGAGCTCGAGCACGGCAGCGCGGCCGTGCGCCTCTGTCTGCACCACCGCGACCTGTCGTGCGTGCTGCGCGCATCCGCCCTCGCGCCGATCGTCCTCGAGGCGATCGACGCGTCCCGCCGCGTCCTCATCGTCCTCACCCGTAACTTCCTGCAAACCGAGTGGTCGCGATTCGAGTTCCGCGCGGCGCTGCACGAGGCGCTGCGCAGAAGGGCGGCGCAGCTGGTCGTGGTGCAGGCGGGCCACGCGTGCCCCGAGCTGGAGCGGGACCCCGAGCTGCGACCGTACCTCCGTACGGCCGCGGCGATATTGACGTGGGGCGAGAAGAGGTTCTGGGAACGCCTGCGACACGCGATACCGCCCGCGAACATGGCGGACATATCCATGGAGAGGAAGTCGTCGCCGCTGGTCTACAAGCGCAACATCAACACGTACACGCTGGACGGCGTGGCCAGCGAGAAGACGAGCATGTCGACGCTGCGGGCG
- the LOC143349033 gene encoding uncharacterized protein LOC143349033, with amino-acid sequence MGLVYITCILLATTSCSIAGHNVSTAQEGSKVAPLQTANITATPGSMEPTITNDTPGKLTDNATTVSPVTTNPNSTTVQSTVSTTLPSTQTTTKPTDKPTDKPTDKPTDKPTDKPTTKATVTPTTAPVTVHTSTSEMSTAISSPVTTALPVSTKVPTPPYKERHFDGLSFLGGIILVVCLMGIGAFSWKFYRTTISERDYRTL; translated from the exons ATGGGACTAGTGTATATAACCTGTATTTTGTTGGCCACGACGAGCTGCAGCATCGCTGGTCACAATG TGTCTACGGCGCAAGAAGGTAGTAAAGTTGCCCCTCTTCAGACAGCGAATATAACTGCTACGCCTGGTTCTATGGAACCAACAATTACGAATGATACTCCCGGGAAACTTACTGACAACGCTACTACAGTCAGCCCTGTTACTACCAATCCTAACAGTACCACTGTTCAGTCGACAGTGTCCActacgttaccttcaacgcaaaCCACAACAAAACCTACAGACAAACCTACAGACAAACCTACAGACAAACCTACAGACAAACCTACGGACAAACCTACAACTAAAGCTACAGTTACGCCGACTACAGCTCCAGTTACTGTTCATACTTCTACAAGCGAAATGTCGACTGCTATTTCATCACCGGTCACAACTGCACTTCCTGTATCGACAAAAGTTCCAACGCCACCTTATAAGGAGAGACATTTCGATGGCCTCAGTTTCTTAG GTGGAATTATCTTAGTCGTATGTTTGATGGGAATCGGAGCATTTTCATGGAAATTTTATAGAACAACAATAAGTGAACGAGACTACCGTACGCTCTAA
- the LOC143349035 gene encoding uncharacterized protein LOC143349035: MRTGNILEKTLACHMAESLATGSHDLRIADVLATIVADEDKISSFDALSLNINMYDWDSMENELILIECPNQDVEESRRSHRREILTIMNTAARWRTHADGGLLECLFPEETMNMANSVIDEDERASQMVDAIRAEQWDVLGRIIEQCLWY, from the coding sequence ATGCGAACGGGGAACATTCTGGAGAAAACGCTGGCGTGTCACATGGCGGAGAGCCTAGCTACAGGGTCGCACGACCTTCGAATCGCTGATGTTTTGGCTACCATAGTCGCAGACGAGGACAAGATATCCTCTTTCGATGCACTATCTCTCAACATCAACATGTACGATTGGGATTCGATGGAAAATGAGCTGATCCTCATCGAATGCCCCAATCAGGATGTTGAGGAATCGAGAAGGTCTCATCGCAGAGAAATCCTGACCATCATGAACACTGCAGCTCGATGGCGTACGCATGCAGATGGTGGTTTGCTGGAGTGTCTGTTTCCAGAAGAGACGATGAACATGGCAAACAGTGTCATCGATGAGGATGAAAGAGCTTCGCAGATGGTAGATGCTATCAGAGCAGAACAGTGGGACGTGTTGGGTAGGATCATTGAACAGTGTCTCTGGTATTAA